One Gossypium hirsutum isolate 1008001.06 chromosome A11, Gossypium_hirsutum_v2.1, whole genome shotgun sequence genomic window carries:
- the LOC121209778 gene encoding uncharacterized protein isoform X2, with translation MAGTDEGKDDKGARVQGQRKRKQPDAANNTATWNSPTKKRQHPTSFLPLPSVTNRPSFKTTCTICKKEMEYPMICINTEVLCPFCNRYFLASVPQIPQPRFFPPLSSTNSPVFTNHDQYKLVLRDPRYFRIMLELVSIIKKNLSKFLHSMERTKLASDFRPSYLSRWHT, from the exons ATGGCTGGTACAGATGAAGGGAAAGATGACAAAGGAGCAAGAGTCCAAGGCCAACGCAAAAGGAAGCAGCCTGATGCAGCCAACAATACTGCAACGTGGAATTCTCCGACTAAGAAACGTCAACATCCAACATCCTTTCTTCCTCTCCCTTCTGTTACAAACCGACCGTCATTTAAGACTACTTGCACCATATGCAAGAAGGAGATGGAATATCCTATGATTTGCATCAACACTGAGGTTCTATGCCCTTTCTGCAATCGCTACTTTTTGGCTTCAGTTCCGCAAATTCCACAACCAAGGTTTTTTCCACCTCTCTCTTCAACTAATTCACCGGTATTCACTAATCATGATCAATATAAACTTGTACTGAGAGATCCACGTTACTTCCGTATCATGCTGGAGCTTGTatccattataaaaaaaaacctttcca AGTTCCTACATTCCATGGAAAGAACTAAACTTGCATCGGATTTTCGTCCAAGTTACTTGTCGAGGTGGCATACATAA
- the LOC121209778 gene encoding high mobility group B protein 10-like isoform X1, translated as MPFLQSLLFGFSSANSTTKSSYIPWKELNLHRIFVQVTCRGGIHKVVRERRLQEVCAALAANLNVGFLYQMYMKWLYDLESWSFYSPPSEYLQTSSSSISEAHLKQGVTGTKPSEQGHTSFADHPFGSLPTPYPKQGLIGGQPSEQGYSSFADLNSALVNDQIILVDDGQLRNFS; from the exons ATGCCCTTTCTGCAATCGCTACTTTTTGGCTTCAGTTCCGCAAATTCCACAACCAAG AGTTCCTACATTCCATGGAAAGAACTAAACTTGCATCGGATTTTCGTCCAAGTTACTTGTCGAGGTGGCATACATAAG GTTGTTCGGGAACGAAGACTGCAAGAAGTGTGCGCTGCACTTGCTGCAAATTTAAATGTTGGGTTCCTATatcaaatgtatatgaaatggttgtatGACTTAGAATCCTGGTCCTTTTATTCCCCTCCTAGTGAGTATTTACAAACTTCTTCAAGTTCCATTTCTGAAGCACATCTCAAGCAAGGGGTAACAGGAACAAAACCATCAGAACAAGGCCATACATCATTTGCAGATCATCCTTTCGGTTCACTTCCGACACCATATCCGAAACAAGGGTTGATAGGAGGACAACCATCAGAACAAGGCTATTCATCATTTGCAGATCTAAATTCAGCACTTGTCAATGATCAAATAATATTGGTGGATGATGGTCAGTTAAGAAATTTCTCTTAA